A genome region from Sphingobium sp. WTD-1 includes the following:
- a CDS encoding GNAT family N-acetyltransferase, translating to MFARTPRLLLRPGWMEDAPALAQAIGNDAVLRNLSRAPAPYGLADAEAFLALPQDSRMPRLLAFTRTQGAPRLVGGCGIHEAEDGTPELGYWIARPYWGLGFATEAARAVMSIARAHNLPAVRAVHFADNRASGHVLRKIGFRANGTVERRYSPARGAEADCLVFDEGEAARMSVDLAMDLYGDALPALAA from the coding sequence ATGTTCGCCCGTACCCCCCGCCTGCTGCTGCGGCCAGGTTGGATGGAAGATGCCCCCGCCCTGGCCCAGGCCATCGGCAATGACGCGGTCCTGCGCAATCTGAGCCGCGCACCCGCCCCCTATGGGCTGGCCGATGCCGAGGCCTTCCTGGCGCTGCCGCAGGATTCGCGCATGCCGCGCCTGCTGGCCTTCACCCGCACCCAGGGCGCGCCGCGCCTGGTGGGCGGCTGCGGCATCCATGAGGCCGAGGATGGCACGCCGGAACTGGGCTACTGGATCGCCCGCCCCTATTGGGGCCTGGGCTTCGCCACGGAGGCGGCCCGCGCCGTCATGAGCATCGCCCGCGCGCATAATCTGCCGGCGGTCCGCGCCGTCCATTTCGCCGACAATCGCGCGTCAGGCCATGTCCTGCGCAAGATCGGTTTCCGCGCCAACGGCACGGTCGAGCGGCGCTACAGCCCCGCCCGCGGGGCCGAGGCCGACTGCCTGGTTTTCGACGAGGGCGAGGCCGCCCGCATGAGCGTGGACCTTGCGATGGACCTATATGGCGACGCGCTGCCGGCGCTTGCCGCTTAA
- the obgE gene encoding GTPase ObgE: protein MHFLDQAKIYIKSGWGGPGAVSFRREKYVEYGGPDGGNGGKGGDIIFEAVAGLNTLIDFRYTQHFKAQRGMPGMGKNRYGAGGDDLIVKVPVGTQILSDPQPIEGTEDEDGYPEYEEQEILADFTEVGQRVSFLRGGDGGRGNLSYKTSTNRAPRQHGTGWPGQEMWVWLRLKLLADVGLVGMPNAGKSTLINQVTNTKAKVGAYAFTTTKPQLGVVLHRDREFVLADIPGLIAGAAEGAGIGDRFLGHIERCRVLLHLIDATGDDPVEAFRIVTDELAAYGGGLDEKPQIVVLNKGDLLGQELMEDIAEQLREQAGVEDVFIISGATGEGVSPLLDAVLEILDEDQNEQDADGGSDGEATWSPI from the coding sequence ATGCATTTTCTCGATCAAGCAAAAATCTACATCAAGTCCGGCTGGGGCGGTCCCGGCGCGGTCAGCTTTCGGCGTGAAAAATATGTCGAATATGGTGGCCCGGACGGCGGCAATGGCGGCAAGGGCGGCGACATCATCTTCGAGGCCGTGGCCGGCCTCAACACGCTGATCGACTTCCGCTACACCCAGCATTTCAAGGCGCAGCGCGGCATGCCCGGCATGGGCAAGAACCGCTATGGCGCCGGCGGCGACGACCTGATCGTCAAGGTGCCGGTCGGCACCCAGATCCTGTCCGATCCCCAGCCGATCGAGGGGACCGAGGACGAGGACGGCTATCCCGAATATGAGGAACAGGAAATCCTGGCCGACTTCACCGAGGTCGGGCAGCGTGTGAGCTTCCTGCGCGGCGGCGATGGCGGCCGCGGCAACCTGTCCTACAAGACCAGCACCAACCGGGCGCCGCGCCAGCATGGCACCGGCTGGCCGGGCCAGGAAATGTGGGTCTGGCTGCGCCTCAAGCTGCTGGCCGACGTCGGCCTGGTCGGCATGCCCAATGCCGGCAAGTCGACCCTGATCAACCAGGTGACGAACACCAAGGCGAAGGTCGGCGCCTATGCCTTCACCACCACCAAGCCGCAGCTTGGCGTGGTGCTGCACCGTGATCGCGAATTCGTGCTGGCCGACATTCCCGGCCTGATCGCGGGCGCGGCCGAGGGCGCGGGCATCGGCGACCGGTTCCTGGGCCATATCGAGCGCTGCCGCGTGCTGCTGCACCTGATCGACGCGACCGGTGACGACCCGGTCGAAGCCTTCCGCATCGTCACCGACGAACTGGCTGCCTATGGCGGGGGCCTGGACGAAAAGCCGCAAATCGTCGTGCTCAACAAGGGCGACCTGCTGGGCCAGGAACTGATGGAAGATATTGCCGAGCAGTTGCGCGAGCAGGCCGGCGTGGAAGATGTCTTCATCATCTCCGGCGCGACCGGCGAAGGCGTCAGCCCGTTGCTGGACGCGGTGCTGGAGATTCTCGACGAAGATCAGAACGAGCAAGATGCCGACGGCGGTAGCGACGGCGAAGCCACCTGGTCGCCGATCTAA
- a CDS encoding GNAT family N-acetyltransferase, whose amino-acid sequence MTDAPILITDRLILRPHRVEDYPACQALWADPDVVRFIGGAALDAQAVWFRILRYAGMWALLGYGMWAIEDRANGELLGEAGLLSAARGLAELDGVPEAGWVLGPAAWGRGIATEAMAAIFAWTDAQLDAPSIRCIIAPDNGGSIKVAEKLGFVALGDVDFHGAPTRVFDRSRQA is encoded by the coding sequence ATGACCGATGCACCCATTCTCATCACCGACCGCCTGATCCTGCGTCCGCACCGGGTGGAGGATTATCCTGCCTGCCAGGCGCTATGGGCCGATCCGGACGTGGTGCGCTTCATCGGCGGCGCGGCGCTCGATGCGCAGGCGGTGTGGTTCCGCATCCTGCGCTATGCCGGCATGTGGGCGCTGCTCGGCTATGGCATGTGGGCGATCGAGGATCGCGCCAATGGCGAATTGCTGGGCGAGGCCGGGCTGCTGAGCGCGGCGCGGGGGCTGGCCGAACTGGACGGCGTGCCGGAAGCGGGCTGGGTGCTGGGGCCGGCTGCCTGGGGGCGCGGGATCGCGACCGAGGCGATGGCGGCGATCTTCGCCTGGACCGATGCGCAACTGGATGCGCCGTCGATCCGCTGCATCATCGCGCCTGACAATGGCGGGTCGATCAAGGTGGCGGAGAAGCTGGGCTTCGTCGCGCTGGGCGATGTCGATTTTCATGGTGCGCCGACCCGTGTCTTCGATCGGTCCCGTCAGGCGTGA
- a CDS encoding TetR family transcriptional regulator: MAFPPPLCHGQGTLPEPIPLKRSRLSPDESRLIALEAARALLLEAGPQAVTLKAVGNRIGRTHANLLHHFGSAAGLQKALAGYLADAITATIGDAVNAARRGEVEPRRIVDMTFDAFDAGGAGALASWMLASGNEDALDPVVDAIHRLVDKLAATALRPQLAEVIRDNTLMLVLLALGDSQMGGPMAAALGLGREKARELAARSLVSALTEEARLTATAKVSQAKV, encoded by the coding sequence ATGGCCTTCCCCCCGCCCCTGTGTCATGGGCAAGGGACGTTGCCCGAACCGATCCCCCTCAAGCGCTCGCGCCTCAGCCCCGACGAAAGTCGCCTGATCGCGCTGGAGGCCGCCCGCGCCCTGCTGCTGGAAGCGGGGCCACAGGCCGTGACGCTGAAGGCCGTGGGCAATCGCATCGGCCGCACCCACGCCAATCTGCTTCATCATTTCGGATCGGCCGCCGGCCTGCAGAAGGCGCTCGCCGGCTATCTGGCCGACGCCATCACCGCGACGATCGGCGACGCGGTGAACGCTGCCCGGCGCGGCGAGGTCGAACCCCGGCGGATCGTCGACATGACCTTCGACGCGTTCGATGCCGGCGGCGCTGGCGCGTTGGCTAGCTGGATGCTGGCGTCGGGTAATGAGGATGCGCTCGATCCGGTGGTGGATGCGATCCACCGGCTGGTCGACAAGCTGGCCGCCACGGCGCTGCGCCCGCAACTGGCGGAGGTGATCCGCGACAATACGCTGATGCTGGTCCTGTTGGCACTGGGCGATTCGCAGATGGGCGGCCCGATGGCCGCTGCGCTGGGCCTTGGCCGCGAAAAGGCACGGGAACTGGCGGCCCGCAGCCTGGTCTCCGCCCTCACCGAAGAAGCGCGGTTGACGGCGACAGCAAAAGTGTCGCAGGCTAAGGTTTAA